The Arvicanthis niloticus isolate mArvNil1 chromosome 9, mArvNil1.pat.X, whole genome shotgun sequence genomic interval ATACAGTTTCAAAACCCAAAAAGCCAAgcgtggcacatgcttttaatcccagctctcaggagtcaggagcaggaagatctctgtgacttcagtcccagcctggtctacagagcaagtcccaggacagccagggttatatagagaaaccctgtccttttttattactttaaaatttatttaatgtatgagtgctctgttgCATATACATcctcaggccagaagagggcaccggatcttcttatagatagttgtgagccaccatgtggtttctgggaattgaactcaggatctctgaaagagcagccagtactcttaactgctgagccatctgaccAGCCCAaaattctgtcttaaaacaacacaacacaaacaaacaaacaaaccagttcCAACCACCAAGGAGGATGAATGGGCAGAATAAGGCAGGGCTGGCCTGAGACTAAGAAGGACCTTCTTGCTCCTGGTTCCACAGGACGCAGCGGAACCTGAAGATGGAGATGCTGGCCGGGTGTGGGGCTGGAATATGCCAGGTGGTGATTACCTGTCCCATGGAAATGCTCAAGATTCAGCTGCAGGATGCTGGCCGCTTAGGTGAGGCACATCCCAACTCCCGGCATCAGCAAGCCTGGGGGCGGTCAGCACAGGTCATGCTGCACACATATTCCCACCAGCCAGGTTCTGTGTGCACTTGGCTTCTAGGTCAACAGAACTGTGTTTTATGGTGATGCCTTTAACCCTTTCAGCTCCAGCCCAAGGAGCAGAAACAAGAGTCTGAATTCTGGACGATGGAAGCACATCTCATACTTCCATGATAATGTCTTGATGCTCAGGCTGTATTCCTGAAGCTTCTTTAAAATGGGACTTAgtgggctggcgagatggctgagcagttaagagcactgctgtcCTTCCAGAAAACTGGGGTTCAGTTCTAGCACATAACCATCTATAAACCCTGTTCCAGAGTATCTAATGACAtactctggcctcctcaggcgatgcacacatgcaggcaaaacacacacacacatgtatatgagtgtgtatatatatgtgagtgtgtgtgatatacTCAACACTACTTACCCTCATCTCAGCTGTGCACGCTTGTGCTGCAGTACAGCCAAGCTCCAGGTTGGGATAGAGCAACACCAGTGGCTTCAGGAAACCCTGTGTCCCTGTCTGCCAAGAGAAACCTGCCTTGTCATCTTGTCAACCTGGATAAGCAATAAAGCTGGTGTGGTGGTGtgagcctttgatcccagcacttgggaggcagaggcaggtggatctctgttgagttcaacacagccaagactacatagtgagaccctgtctcaaaaaaccaaaaataaacaacctCTCAAACCAACCAtccaaacaacaaagaaaacggGTGTAAAAGTTGGAGAAGCCTTTACCTATCTATAATCCCGGGACCTAAGAGGTAGAACCAGGAGTTCAATCAGGCTAAAGAACCACATGTGCACAGGGCCCTCGGCGGGGGCTTCCCTTGGGCTTTCTCAGGCTGACAAACTGTGAATAATCTGCCGGGTAAGCAGGAGTCTGGTTTCCCATTTGGgactttccttccccctcccccataacTTGGGGATCGAACTTTAGCAGTGCGCATGCGGAGGTAAGCCTTCAGGCGCTGAGCGGTAACCCAGGTCCTAGCTTCTAGCCTAGACAACCTGAGGCaaccctgcccccctcccccgaagaagagaaaaatgaaatgtgaGCAATAAATCACCTCCGCTCTTACACTGCGGGATGGATGCTAAGGaagtctggggggggggtgaatCATAATTACTTCCTGTGAGCAAAGAGCCTGAACACTTGTTCCATTTGGCTAAACCCAGGGTCTTCTAGCCCATTTTGATTGGAAACGGGGTTTTCCCATACTGCCCTAGCTGACGTTGAACTCTTATCTTGGGCTTAAGCCATAGTTTGCCTTAGGTTCTTGACTAAATGATTGGGTACTAGGCCAAAGCAAACACTGACTTCTAAATACACAGTTCCTGTACATTAAATCCTGCGGTCTTTAGTGGGACCCACAAGGTCTACCATACTAATTATCAGTCGCCTATGTaaccatccacccacctaccccatccatctatccatccatccatccatccatccatccatccatccagtaaGACAGCCTTGATGTGACATAGCCCAAGTTGGCTGACATCGAACTCAATCCTCacatctcagcctcccaaatgttaggattacagacatCAACCACTAACAGTCTGGTCATTCACATTTACATCTTGTTCTGTTGGTTGAAACAGGCAACCCTAGAGGACAGAGGCGTTTGCTGGTTGCTTCTAACGTTAAGCAGAACATGGTTGTTTCTGTCCCAAAGTGCTAGCAGGATGTAACTTCCTGAAAACGGCAGGCCATCAAAAAGGTTTAATCAGGCTGAGTAGACTCTAATTGAGGTGACATCATTCACATCCGGTCCCCCAAGAACACCCTTGGCTCCTGTTGGCTTGGTGCAGATGCAGCTGCCTTTTCTCTCCAGCTGTCTGTCATCAGGCTTCTGCCTCAGCCAGGCCCACCTCCCGGCCCTACAGCACTGGCTCGACTTCCACCCACAGGCGCCCGTCCGCCACCCTCATTGCCCGGGAGTTGCTCCGCACTCAGGGCCTCTCTGGTCTCTACAGGGGCCTGGGTGCCACTCTCCTCAGGTGAGCCCCTCCTTTCTGGGCCTGGGCCCTGAGGCCTTTAAGAGTCCTTACCAAACTGCTTCCCTGTGAAACTGTAGCTAGTTACAGGTGCTGGGAGTGtttgttggggtgggggaggagctggACAGGGGAAGAACTTCCTCTTGGCAAATGGGAGTGTTTCTCCCATCTGCCACACCCCACGGGTCCTGGGGAGGCTGTGGAGGGCCGCCCAGTGTGTGTCTTTCTCCTCTGCAGGGACATTCCCTTCTCCATCATCTACTTCCCTTTGTTTGCAAACCTGAACCAACTCGGGGTCACCGAGCTCACAGGCAAGGCTTCCTTCACACACTCCTTCGTGGCAGGCTGCGCAGCAGGTTCTGTGGCAGCGGTGGCTGTCACCCCTCTGGATGGTAGGTGTGAAGAGGGCTAGGGTTTGGGATTTAAGGGTCATCCTGCTTTATGAATTTGGTTTACAGAAAGCCCCAATCCTCAACAACCTTAGTGTTCAGTCACTGGCATAAACTCACCAAAGGCCCTGAGCAAACGCTGAGGTATCCCCAGTGCTCCTTGTCaccacagcccctcccctcccagaGGCCTTTGCTTCCAGGTAGTTCTGAGTCTTGCATGTGAGAGCTAACACTGGGGGCCCTATGTGGAAATACTCCCCGTGCTCAGGCCCACACCCAGTCCCTCAGGTTCTCCTGCTAGagggaagctgaggaagaaggcTGCTCCCCTCACAGCCACACCACTGGCCCTCACAGGGCCTGGTCACAGGGCCAAACCACTTAGTGTGCACAAAGACAAGCTCAGGAGTCATTACCTACTCTAGCTTCCGCTTCATTCAGTTCTGAAGACTCGAATCCAGACCCTCAAGAAAGGCCTGGGCGAGGACACCTACAGTGGAGTCACTGACTGTGCCAGGTGAGTCCAGCATCCCAGACACCACCCAGCTCAAGATGCAGCTCCTACCAGGACTCGGCATTGCTTTGCAGTATGTTGGCCCTCACTTCTCAGAGAATAGTACAGAGAACCAGAGCTCTGATTCTCCTATGAGTCTCTgcttctccccactcctcccaccaGATTGCTAAGTAGCTTCCTCTCTCACAACAGTCTAAAGAAGGTGCACAAATACTTGGCCAAATAAATGGGACTTAATGGCTCCAGTCTTTGgcctagcacttgagaggatCCCAGGTCAGCCTAAACTACAGTGAGGTCTTGTCTCCAAGGAAGTGTGAAGATGCTGTGGGCTTGCTGCCTCAGGGTTTGTaagcctataatcctagtactcaggagactTAGGACAGCCcagagacagcctgggctacacctaGAGACCTTCTCCCCAATTCCAACAAAAAGCTCTGAGTAAATGTGAGTGTAGCCTTCAACTACCAGGCTCTCCTCTCTTCACAGGAAGCTCTGGACACAGGAGGGAGCAGCGGCCTTCATGAAGGGAGCAGGCTGCCGTGCCCTGGTCATAGCCCCCCTCTTCGGGATCGCCCAGGGCGTCTACTTCATCGGCATTGGAGAGCGCATCTTAGAGTGCTTTGAGTAATCTAATGTCACTTCCTGCTGTCGCCTCTGGCCCTAGGGAACCAGGCGGCAGTGCTGGAAGATGCCCACCCTGACACACATGGTCTTTAACTTGTAGTGCTACCTCAGAAGAAATGACCCATTTTACTAAGTGAGTAGAGCCCTCATCTTCCTTTATGAAAATTCAACTTTGTGGTACAGCCTACCAGGGACGTTCAGAAGCCCCTACCACCTATGTCTAATCATAGAACTGGCCTGTGCCTATGGCGGGACCATGTGCAGTGAGACAGAAGGGCTGTTGTACACTAACATTCCCTCTGCAGCCAAGCGCAGCACAGAATCGTCCTGTGAGGGTTTAGTGTCACTCCCAGCCCCGATGCTATGACAGATCAGAAGTGCACCTCGGCTGAAAGTGTGCCCTCCTGAGCATCACCAATGCTCAAGTGAGCCTGAATGAGCACTCTGGCCACCTCAGCAGCTGTCCTAGCCCAGATACCCATCCTGAGGTATGGGCCGAGATCCCTCCTCATGGATACTGTGGGACATAGTCTGAAATAAAGCTGGTTAAACCCTTGTCCTGTAATCAGCACAGCAGATTACTGGCTTGTAGGGCCACATCAGCTCTACCATCTTCCACCTGCTGTTCAAGAGTGGAGAGTGGCTTGGGGGGGGGGCGCAACTTTTCACTGAAAGAGTTtggctttataaaaataattactaatttatatgtagtatgtgtgtctgtatgagtgccCCGGGAGACCCCAAGAGAGCACCGGATCGGTAAGCTACCAGACATGGGCACtaagaactgaattcaggtcctcaggaagagcagcaggtgctggcaaccgatgagccatctctccagttcctacaCTTGAGTTTCACCTCTACCTGTCACTTCATAGCCATGTCAACACCAAGAAGCCCAAGTCTCAAGGACCTCAATTCCTTCCTCTGTAGCCTGCCATACAGAAGTGGAATAATGCCACACAAATGAAGAACAGGAATGAGGGCTGGGTACATAGGTCAGTCAGCAgagggttccatccccagcaccacataaacagcACAAActtatggtggcacatgcctgtagtctcagcacttaggagctgACGACGGGAGGATGGGAAATTGAAGGTCACCATACACCAGTAAGCAGTTCTAGGCCACCCTACACAGCATGTAACCCTGCCAAACCCCAACACTGAGAAGAACCTCCATCAGTCCCACCTAACTTACAACTTGGGTCTGGGGGAGTAGGCAGATGTGCATGCAAATAATCCATCTGAACGGCCTTATTCACTGTAAGGCAAGACAGTTAAAACCCCAAAGATGCACTGCATGGCTCAGCGGTCCAGCCTCTGCTTACCCCTAGCACAAAGCTGTCCAGCCTCCAGGACAGGAATACTGAACACCTGTGTGTGGTATTCACTTGTCACAGAGCTGCAGGAAAGTCTAGTGAGGGAGCCTCTGAGTGGCTAATACACGGCAGGGATTTGGGATAGTTCTTCTCTGGGTTCCACAGTGGGGTCTTctttgttgcccaggctggccccaaacaaTCCTTCCACCACAGCTGGGATACCAGCTGTGTGCTACTGTGCCCAATAGAACTTACTCTCAAATCACAAACTCAGTGCCTTACATAAGGAACGACAACCAAATCCACATAAgccttttgttttaataaataaagaatatttgtGGCTTagattttaaatcacatttacaGATAGGAGACTACACCTAAAGAGTAGCAGTGAAGCTAGTGTTACTGGAGGAATGTGAGCCTCACGTGCACCTTACGCACAAAGAGCAGGGGACAGCATGCACAACTCACTCTAGACTAGAGCAGGAAAGAATGGGTCCTTGGTGAGGCCGCACAGCGCATCTGACCCCTCCCATCCCGCTGCAAACCCAGTGCACAGCTGTGACATCAGATGAGCTGGGGCTGGGTTCTTGCCACACCAAGTGGCCCTTCTGTTGACACTGAGCCAAGGGCATTAGCTGTAGAAGGTGTCCACTGATTACCAGTATTAGAACAGAAAGAGGAAGCCACACAGACGGATAATCTGCTTCTCCAGGAGCACAGCCGTGGGTGAACTGCAccttctgaggttcagtccagaAACTTCCTATTGGCATTTGCACCAAACAAGGCTCCTCGGACTTCTGGCATCATCTGTGAAGAAGTAGTAAAGCAGGACCTCAGTCAGGAAACTTGCAGACAATCTTAACCACCATGTGGGGAAAGGAGATCAGAGCTAAGCACCTCAGACCTGTCCTAGCTGCTGTACTGTGCCAGACACTTAAGCAGTCATACTATGGGCTTACTGCTTACAAAAgggacaggaaaaaagaaagaccgGAAGTCATTACTGTACACAGCCTGTGACACTGAGAGTGTGTGAACccctggctgtccagaaactcactctgtaggctaggctggccctGACTgaactgagatctgcctgcctctaggcatgcaccaccacaccctgttcTATGCTTTTAAGTCAGGGATTAAGAAAGTTAACAGAAACTGTTCACTGCCATGCCTAGAAGATGACCAGCATTTTAGTCTTGTAGCCTTGGGTTCAGTGTGCAAATGTGGAGACACGAAGACCAGCAGCCTTGCACTCACTTTGAAGGGCCCAAGTTCTCTGCAGTAAGTGCTAGCCGACAAGTAACCAGAGTCTGCACTCACCTGCTGGGCTATGAGGTCCAAGCGGCTTTCCAGAGTGTTGGAAACCTTTATCTTGCGATCCCCATTATAGATTTCAACTCCACC includes:
- the Slc25a18 gene encoding mitochondrial glutamate carrier 2 isoform X2, translated to MIARRMSSQDLSITAKLLNGGVAGLVGVTCVFPIDLAKTRLQNQQGKDVYKGMTDCLMKTARAEGFLGMYRGAAVNLTLVTPEKAIKLAANDFLRQLLMQDGTQRNLKMEMLAGCGAGICQVVITCPMEMLKIQLQDAGRLAVCHQASASARPTSRPYSTGSTSTHRRPSATLIARELLRTQGLSGLYRGLGATLLRDIPFSIIYFPLFANLNQLGVTELTGKASFTHSFVAGCAAGSVAAVAVTPLDVLKTRIQTLKKGLGEDTYSGVTDCARKLWTQEGAAAFMKGAGCRALVIAPLFGIAQGVYFIGIGERILECFE
- the Slc25a18 gene encoding mitochondrial glutamate carrier 2 isoform X1 gives rise to the protein MTKTLPQKKQSRERKGTPKQHASQEYFLMLSTGLEQLPVRAPQPVSWELSWMIARRMSSQDLSITAKLLNGGVAGLVGVTCVFPIDLAKTRLQNQQGKDVYKGMTDCLMKTARAEGFLGMYRGAAVNLTLVTPEKAIKLAANDFLRQLLMQDGTQRNLKMEMLAGCGAGICQVVITCPMEMLKIQLQDAGRLAVCHQASASARPTSRPYSTGSTSTHRRPSATLIARELLRTQGLSGLYRGLGATLLRDIPFSIIYFPLFANLNQLGVTELTGKASFTHSFVAGCAAGSVAAVAVTPLDVLKTRIQTLKKGLGEDTYSGVTDCARKLWTQEGAAAFMKGAGCRALVIAPLFGIAQGVYFIGIGERILECFE